The Streptomyces sp. B3I8 nucleotide sequence TTCACCAGTTCGTTGGAGTACTTGAGCGCCGCCATCCGCTTCTTGGTCATCTTGGCGCCCACCACTTCGTGGTGGTGGAAGGAGACCCGGCCGTCCTCCTCGAACCGCCGCGTCCTCGGCTTGCCGATGTCGTGCAGTAGGGCCGCGAGCCGCAGCGTCAAATCGGGCCCGCCCTCCTCCAGCGCGATCGCCTGCTCCAGCACGATCAGTGTGTGGTCGTAGACGTCCTTGTGCCGGTGGTGCTCGTCCCGCTCCAGCCGCAGAGCGGGAAGCTCGGGCAGCACGTACTGGGCGAGTCCGGTTTCGACGAGCAGGGTCAGCCCCTTGCGCGGATGCGCGGAGAGAAGCAGCTTGTTCAGCTCGTCCCGGACCCGCTCGGCCGACACGATCTGGATGCGGCCGGCCATCTCCTTCATGGCCGCCACGACCTCCGGCGCCACCTCGAAGTCGAGCTGCGCGGCGAAGCGTGCGGCACGCATCATGCGCAGCGGGTCGTCGGAGAAGGACTCCTGGGGGGTGCCGGGCGTGCGCAGCACTCGGGCGTCGAGATCGTCACGACCGTGGTGCGGGTCGATGAACTGCTTCTCGGGCAGCGCGACCGCCATCGCGTTGACCGTGAAGTCGCGCCGGACGAGGTCCTCCTCGATGGAGTCGCCGTACGACACCTCCGGTTTGCGCGAGGTGCGGTCGTACGCCTCCGAGCGGTAGGTGGTCACCTCGATCTGGAAGCGCTGCACGGTGTCCCCGACCCGGGCGTCCTTCTGCACCCCGACCGTCCCGAAGGCGATCCCGACCTCCCACACCGCGTCCGCCCAGGGGCGCACGATCCGCAGCACGTCCTCGGGGCGTGCGTCGGTCGTGAAGTCCAGGTCGTTGCCGAGCCGGCCCAACAGGGCGTCCCGTACCGAGCCGCCGACCAGGGCCAGGGAGAACCCGGCCTCCTGGAATCGACGGGCGAGGTCGTCGGCGGCAGGGGAGACCCGCAGCAGTTCACTGACCGCGTGGTGCTGCACCTGACTCAGGGCACTGGGATTGTCTGTGTTGGCGTTCGGCACAACAGCAAAGAGTACGTGTCCCGGCCTCTCCACGGCTCCTCCGCACAACCCGCACAGAGCCTCTCAAACGGGCACAGTTTTTCCACTGCATGGCAAGTCGGCGCATACCCGCACATGCGGTGCGGCCGACCGCTTCCGATCGATCTTGCCGACCGGTCCGCGGCACTTCCCTCCCGCGAGCATCGTTACCATGCGTGGA carries:
- a CDS encoding CCA tRNA nucleotidyltransferase, with amino-acid sequence MPNANTDNPSALSQVQHHAVSELLRVSPAADDLARRFQEAGFSLALVGGSVRDALLGRLGNDLDFTTDARPEDVLRIVRPWADAVWEVGIAFGTVGVQKDARVGDTVQRFQIEVTTYRSEAYDRTSRKPEVSYGDSIEEDLVRRDFTVNAMAVALPEKQFIDPHHGRDDLDARVLRTPGTPQESFSDDPLRMMRAARFAAQLDFEVAPEVVAAMKEMAGRIQIVSAERVRDELNKLLLSAHPRKGLTLLVETGLAQYVLPELPALRLERDEHHRHKDVYDHTLIVLEQAIALEEGGPDLTLRLAALLHDIGKPRTRRFEEDGRVSFHHHEVVGAKMTKKRMAALKYSNELVKDVSRLVELHLRFHGYGTGEWTDSAVRRYVRDAGPLLERLHKLTRSDCTTRNKRKATALSRAYDGLEERIAQLQEQEQLDSIRPDLDGNQIMEILGVRPGPVVGQAYQHLLELRLENGPMERDEAVTALKEWWSAQD